In Blautia wexlerae DSM 19850, a single window of DNA contains:
- a CDS encoding S1C family serine protease produces MNDERNLGEKTDDSGQQPRYEHYQFHEEQGTVLKPSGPSGHRRNQNSFQKKAGATIALAVIFGLVAAVVFQAANFAADRFLNTGKSSVQIKTTDSVDLQETASDDSTADKVLSDSENGTVAAVAQASMPSVVAITTVSVQEIPSFFGYSSHQYKSASTGSGIIVGDNDDELLIATNNHVVDGATTLSVCFIGDDVANAETETVNAGDNGDLNVEDAVSAKIKGTDADNDLAVVAVKKSDIPEDTLNQIKIAQIGSSDDLAVGQQVVAIGNALGYGQSVTSGWISALNRTISTDDGTNSTGLIQTDAAINPGNSGGALLKMKGELIGINSAKYADSAVEGMGYAIPISKAKPILEELMNRETREKVDSSKKGYLGVSLANLTTEAIEMYNMPTGAFVRSVEDDSPAQEAGICKGDIIVKFDGQKVSDGDDLLDKLQYYKSGEKIEAVIARATNGEYEENTIELTLGTRPDNE; encoded by the coding sequence ATGAATGATGAAAGAAACCTGGGTGAAAAAACAGATGATTCCGGTCAGCAGCCCAGATATGAACATTATCAGTTCCATGAAGAACAGGGAACTGTTTTGAAACCATCCGGTCCCTCTGGACACAGAAGAAATCAGAATTCTTTTCAGAAAAAAGCAGGGGCGACAATCGCATTGGCTGTGATTTTTGGCTTGGTGGCGGCAGTTGTATTTCAGGCGGCAAATTTTGCAGCAGACAGATTCCTGAATACAGGTAAGTCTTCGGTGCAGATTAAAACTACAGACAGTGTGGATCTTCAGGAAACGGCATCAGATGACAGCACTGCCGATAAGGTGCTGTCTGACTCTGAGAATGGAACAGTAGCAGCAGTGGCTCAGGCTTCCATGCCTTCTGTAGTTGCGATCACTACGGTCAGTGTTCAGGAAATACCAAGCTTTTTCGGATATAGTTCCCACCAATATAAGAGTGCGTCAACAGGTTCAGGGATTATCGTTGGAGATAATGATGATGAGCTTCTGATCGCAACGAATAATCACGTGGTGGATGGAGCTACAACTCTGAGTGTCTGCTTTATAGGGGATGATGTGGCAAATGCAGAGACAGAGACTGTGAATGCGGGAGATAATGGAGATCTGAATGTAGAGGATGCGGTCAGTGCCAAGATTAAGGGTACAGATGCTGATAATGATCTGGCAGTAGTTGCGGTGAAGAAATCGGATATCCCTGAGGACACTTTAAATCAGATCAAGATTGCTCAGATAGGAAGTTCGGATGATCTGGCAGTAGGGCAGCAGGTAGTTGCGATCGGTAATGCGCTTGGATATGGTCAGTCTGTAACATCAGGCTGGATAAGTGCATTGAACCGGACGATTTCTACAGATGACGGAACGAACAGTACAGGACTGATCCAGACGGATGCGGCAATCAATCCGGGTAACAGTGGTGGTGCACTTTTGAAGATGAAAGGCGAGCTGATCGGCATCAATTCTGCAAAATACGCAGACAGTGCTGTAGAAGGTATGGGATATGCCATTCCTATTTCCAAGGCAAAGCCTATTCTGGAAGAACTGATGAATCGTGAGACCAGGGAGAAAGTAGACAGCAGCAAAAAAGGATATCTGGGAGTAAGTCTTGCCAATCTGACCACAGAGGCAATTGAGATGTATAATATGCCCACAGGCGCCTTTGTAAGAAGTGTGGAGGATGATTCTCCGGCACAGGAAGCAGGTATCTGTAAAGGCGACATCATCGTAAAATTCGACGGACAGAAAGTCAGTGATGGTGATGATCTGCTGGATAAACTGCAGTATTATAAATCGGGAGAGAAGATTGAGGCAGTTATTGCAAGAGCCACTAATGGGGAATATGAAGAAAATACTATAGAGCTGACTCTCGGCACCAGACCGGACAATGAATAA
- a CDS encoding undecaprenyl-phosphate glucose phosphotransferase — protein sequence MLKDNEKNFSRLHMIIDAIVLVLSYFLAWLIRFVGPMAATAVRTRSFQQYMLMLVFIVPVYLLLYQAFTLYTPMRMQGRRLVLANIVKANSLGLLILMFTFYMIDESDFSRSTYIMFYVINIVLQWCARMLIFALLRDMREKGLNQKQMICVGYSRAAEEYIDRVLANPQWGYVIRGILDDNVPAGTEYKGIKVLGRIANLNIILPENRLDEIAITLGLSEYYRLEEIVALCEKSGVHTKFIPDYNKIIPTKPYTEDILGLPVINIRYVPLNNTFNALVKRAMDIAGSIVGIIVTSPLMLLMCAIIKLTSPGPLIYKQERVGLHNQTFRMYKFRSMEVQPESEEKKAWTVKNDPRVTPIGKFMRHTSIDELPQLFNILKGNMSLVGPRPERPFFVEKFREEIPRYMVKHQVRPGLTGWAQVNGYRGDTSIRKRIEYDLYYIENWSIGLDIKIIFLTFFKGFINKNAY from the coding sequence TTGCTAAAGGACAATGAAAAGAATTTCAGTCGTCTCCATATGATCATTGATGCAATTGTACTGGTACTGTCATATTTTCTGGCATGGCTGATCCGTTTTGTTGGTCCTATGGCAGCAACAGCAGTCAGAACCAGAAGCTTTCAGCAGTATATGCTGATGCTGGTTTTTATTGTACCGGTTTATCTGTTGTTGTATCAGGCTTTCACATTGTATACTCCCATGCGGATGCAGGGGCGTCGGCTTGTATTGGCTAATATTGTAAAGGCCAACTCGCTTGGGCTCCTTATTCTGATGTTTACATTTTACATGATAGATGAGAGCGATTTTTCCCGTTCTACTTATATTATGTTTTATGTAATCAATATTGTGCTTCAGTGGTGTGCCCGAATGTTGATTTTCGCTCTTCTGAGAGATATGAGAGAGAAGGGACTGAATCAGAAACAGATGATCTGTGTGGGATACAGCCGCGCAGCAGAGGAATACATTGACAGAGTTCTTGCCAATCCTCAGTGGGGATATGTGATCCGCGGAATACTGGATGACAATGTTCCGGCAGGAACAGAGTACAAGGGAATCAAAGTTCTTGGAAGGATTGCCAATCTGAATATAATACTTCCGGAGAACCGGCTGGATGAAATAGCGATCACTCTGGGCTTAAGTGAATATTACCGCCTGGAAGAGATTGTAGCACTGTGTGAAAAATCCGGAGTACACACCAAGTTTATCCCGGATTATAATAAGATCATTCCGACAAAACCATACACAGAAGATATACTGGGACTTCCGGTTATCAATATCCGTTATGTACCGTTGAACAATACATTCAATGCACTGGTCAAGCGGGCGATGGACATTGCAGGATCTATTGTTGGAATCATAGTAACCTCACCGCTGATGCTGTTAATGTGTGCTATCATTAAGCTGACATCACCGGGACCACTGATCTATAAACAGGAGAGGGTTGGACTTCATAACCAGACTTTTCGGATGTATAAGTTCCGTTCCATGGAAGTACAGCCGGAATCGGAAGAGAAGAAGGCATGGACAGTAAAGAATGACCCAAGAGTAACACCCATCGGAAAGTTTATGCGTCACACCAGTATTGATGAACTGCCACAGCTTTTCAACATACTGAAGGGTAACATGAGCCTTGTGGGACCACGACCGGAGCGGCCGTTTTTTGTAGAGAAATTCAGAGAAGAAATCCCGAGATATATGGTGAAACATCAGGTTCGCCCGGGACTTACCGGCTGGGCTCAGGTGAATGGTTACCGCGGAGACACATCCATAAGAAAAAGAATCGAATATGACCTTTATTACATTGAAAACTGGAGCATAGGGCTGGATATCAAGATTATATTCCTTACATTTTTCAAGGGATTTATAAACAAAAATGCATATTAA
- a CDS encoding LCP family protein, translated as MAKPGKKKKVLFVLEIIVLLLFIGGLYVYGQISSRLDKIEQPELKKEKIVVNQEAPKMTGYKTYVLFGIDTRGEGSQYSAQNSDTMIIVSVNNDTKEVRMVSVYRDTLLNVGDDTYTKANAAYALGGPEQAITMLNTNLDLDISDYATADFSALVEVIDDLGGLDIPLSYAEIEHMNNYCVETSKLTGKDYTPLEKPEPKPEDQEAIVGTYHLNGVQATSYCRIRYTASLDMGRTERQRRVLGMLFDKAKIAGLSSIFKIMDDVFPMVTTSLSKQDILGLIPTLIGYKFTDSTGFPQKFKFSNIKGSIIVPTDLENNVVELHKFLYDDQDYTPSSEVVARSNKILEIVGGESKLDDAAKTTTQDTDTTNANDTFVWSGDNTSGSTDNSGDYDYDNDYDNGGYDGGYDNGGGDYGGGGDYDNSGDDGSYDNGGDDTGSDTGGGDYDGGDDTGGDETGGDDGFSDDSAADSGASSEEQ; from the coding sequence ATGGCTAAACCAGGAAAAAAGAAAAAAGTACTGTTTGTGCTTGAGATCATTGTACTGCTGCTGTTTATTGGCGGGCTGTATGTGTATGGACAGATTTCTTCCAGGCTGGATAAGATCGAGCAGCCGGAACTGAAAAAGGAAAAAATAGTCGTAAACCAGGAAGCACCAAAGATGACAGGATACAAGACCTATGTGCTGTTTGGTATTGATACCAGAGGGGAAGGCTCCCAGTATTCTGCACAGAACAGTGATACCATGATCATTGTGAGTGTAAACAATGATACAAAAGAAGTGCGTATGGTTTCCGTATACAGAGATACACTTCTCAATGTTGGAGATGATACCTATACGAAGGCAAATGCAGCCTATGCGCTGGGTGGTCCGGAACAGGCGATCACCATGTTAAATACAAACCTGGATCTGGATATTTCCGATTATGCGACGGCTGATTTTTCCGCACTTGTAGAAGTGATAGATGATCTTGGCGGTCTTGATATTCCGTTATCTTATGCGGAAATTGAACATATGAATAACTATTGCGTGGAAACATCCAAGCTGACAGGAAAAGACTACACTCCGCTCGAGAAACCGGAGCCAAAGCCGGAAGATCAGGAAGCAATTGTAGGAACTTATCATCTGAACGGCGTACAGGCGACATCCTATTGCCGTATCCGTTATACTGCAAGTCTGGATATGGGACGTACAGAGCGTCAGAGACGAGTACTTGGAATGCTCTTTGATAAGGCGAAGATAGCAGGTCTTTCTTCTATCTTTAAGATTATGGATGATGTATTCCCGATGGTTACAACATCTCTTTCAAAGCAGGATATTCTGGGACTTATTCCAACTCTGATCGGATATAAATTTACAGACAGCACGGGATTCCCGCAGAAGTTTAAATTCTCTAATATCAAGGGAAGTATTATTGTTCCTACTGATCTTGAGAACAATGTAGTTGAACTTCACAAGTTCCTGTATGATGATCAGGATTATACTCCGTCTTCTGAGGTAGTGGCCCGCAGTAATAAGATACTTGAGATCGTCGGCGGAGAAAGTAAGCTGGATGATGCAGCCAAGACTACGACACAGGACACTGATACCACAAATGCAAATGACACTTTTGTATGGTCCGGCGATAATACCTCCGGCAGTACGGATAACAGCGGCGATTATGATTATGACAATGATTATGATAACGGTGGTTATGATGGCGGTTATGATAATGGCGGCGGAGATTATGGCGGCGGTGGCGATTATGATAACAGTGGTGATGACGGCAGTTATGATAATGGCGGCGATGACACCGGCAGTGACACTGGTGGTGGAGACTACGACGGCGGCGATGACACCGGTGGAGATGAGACCGGCGGCGACGATGGATTCAGCGATGATTCAGCAGCAGATTCCGGAGCAAGTTCTGAAGAACAGTAA
- a CDS encoding glycosyltransferase family 2 protein, which yields MTHKEKYNDTATVDVIIPAYRPGREFGELLHRLEEQEYRPRRILVMNTGEQYWNREWEKCPTLEVHHLEQKDFDHGGTRKRAAELSNADIMIFMTQDALPADRKVIGNLVCAVSENPGAGAAYARQLPRADCRFLERYTRSFNYPEQSSVKSLADIDKYGIKTYFCSNVCAAYDKGIYLKTGGFTERAIFNEDMICAGTMIQKGYSVVYAADARVYHSHNYSGRQQFHRNFDLGVSQAEHPEIFEGVPSEGEGIRLVKRSLGYLIRTGHFWLIPQLIWQSGMKYAGYFLGKRYRKLPRKVVLACTMSPYYWNRK from the coding sequence ATGACGCATAAGGAAAAATATAATGACACTGCGACAGTTGATGTAATCATTCCTGCCTATCGTCCCGGCAGAGAATTTGGAGAACTGCTGCACAGGCTGGAAGAACAGGAATACCGTCCCCGCAGGATTCTGGTTATGAATACGGGAGAGCAGTACTGGAACAGAGAATGGGAGAAATGTCCGACCCTTGAGGTTCATCACCTGGAACAGAAGGATTTTGATCATGGCGGAACCAGAAAAAGGGCGGCAGAACTTTCGAATGCAGATATTATGATCTTTATGACACAGGATGCTCTCCCTGCTGACAGAAAAGTAATTGGAAATCTTGTCTGTGCTGTCAGTGAAAATCCGGGTGCAGGAGCAGCCTATGCAAGACAATTACCCAGGGCAGACTGTCGCTTTCTGGAACGTTATACCCGTTCTTTTAATTATCCGGAGCAGTCCTCGGTAAAGTCGCTGGCTGATATTGATAAGTACGGGATCAAGACCTATTTCTGTTCTAATGTGTGTGCGGCCTATGATAAAGGGATTTATCTGAAAACAGGCGGTTTTACAGAGCGGGCGATTTTCAATGAAGATATGATCTGTGCCGGAACAATGATTCAGAAAGGCTATTCAGTTGTCTATGCGGCAGATGCGAGAGTGTATCATTCCCATAATTATTCCGGAAGGCAGCAGTTTCACAGAAACTTCGATCTGGGAGTATCCCAGGCAGAGCATCCGGAAATTTTTGAAGGAGTACCTTCTGAGGGAGAGGGAATCCGTCTGGTAAAAAGAAGCCTGGGCTATCTGATAAGAACGGGACACTTCTGGCTGATTCCTCAGCTGATCTGGCAGAGCGGAATGAAATATGCAGGATATTTCCTGGGGAAAAGATACAGAAAACTTCCCCGGAAAGTTGTTCTTGCATGTACCATGAGTCCATATTACTGGAACAGAAAATAA
- a CDS encoding D-alanyl-D-alanine carboxypeptidase family protein has translation MMIKKKRITAALLALGLGAVTMFSQFPVSAAEETAQNTDAAAQTADPSVVITNGIDGWPQASDISSAAAIVMETSTNTVLYSKNADQPLYPASAVKIMTCLVALENSSLDEQVTMTATGVSGVTDGGANISSQLDEVFTMEQCLYAIMVASANDIALQVAEHVGGSVDAFVQIMNTRAQELGCTNTVFTNPTGLPDENQHITAHDMALIMEAAMANDTFRTIAATTSYTLPATNVSGGERVLTNNFTMINSTSDGYYKPCIGGKEGYTEASGSTLVCEASKNNMKLVCIVLNGASGVTDNEAIALLNYGFDNFAPLTIADDDFNRLSGGTVIAPNGATEDNLTTEDTSSDGQITRQYYFGGTPVGTAILEDAEQQTNDAAVTGQKNMEAAQAYSASHTTAPYYIIGAIGAAFLLFFLFLMIKVIKS, from the coding sequence ATGATGATAAAGAAAAAAAGAATCACTGCAGCCCTGCTGGCTCTGGGACTTGGTGCTGTCACCATGTTTTCACAGTTTCCGGTATCTGCTGCTGAAGAAACAGCTCAGAATACAGACGCCGCCGCACAGACAGCAGATCCGTCTGTCGTAATCACCAACGGTATCGACGGATGGCCCCAGGCTTCCGATATTTCGTCTGCCGCAGCAATTGTGATGGAAACTTCCACTAACACAGTCCTGTATTCCAAAAATGCAGATCAGCCCCTTTACCCTGCAAGCGCAGTCAAGATCATGACCTGCCTGGTTGCTCTTGAGAACAGCAGTCTGGATGAACAGGTAACCATGACTGCAACCGGTGTTTCCGGTGTTACTGACGGAGGAGCCAATATTTCCTCACAGTTAGATGAGGTTTTCACCATGGAACAATGTTTATATGCCATCATGGTTGCCTCTGCCAATGATATCGCACTGCAGGTAGCTGAACATGTGGGAGGTTCTGTGGATGCTTTTGTACAGATAATGAATACCCGGGCACAGGAACTTGGCTGCACCAATACTGTCTTTACCAATCCTACCGGTCTTCCTGATGAGAACCAGCATATCACCGCCCATGATATGGCTCTGATCATGGAAGCAGCTATGGCAAATGACACTTTCCGCACCATTGCAGCAACTACTTCCTATACACTTCCGGCAACAAATGTTTCCGGCGGTGAACGTGTACTTACAAACAATTTTACCATGATAAACAGCACCAGCGACGGTTATTATAAACCCTGTATCGGCGGTAAGGAAGGGTACACAGAAGCTTCCGGAAGTACCCTGGTATGTGAAGCTTCCAAAAATAACATGAAGCTGGTATGCATTGTATTAAATGGCGCATCCGGTGTTACCGATAATGAAGCAATCGCGCTTCTCAATTATGGTTTTGACAATTTTGCACCCCTTACCATCGCAGACGATGATTTTAACCGTCTTTCCGGTGGTACAGTCATTGCGCCAAACGGTGCCACAGAAGATAATCTGACCACAGAAGATACTTCTTCTGACGGACAGATCACACGCCAGTATTACTTTGGAGGAACTCCTGTAGGAACTGCGATTCTGGAAGACGCAGAGCAGCAGACAAATGATGCCGCAGTAACCGGTCAGAAGAATATGGAGGCAGCACAGGCATATTCTGCTTCCCATACAACTGCTCCTTATTATATCATCGGGGCGATCGGGGCAGCATTCCTGCTGTTTTTCCTGTTCCTGATGATCAAAGTGATCAAATCCTGA
- a CDS encoding ArnT family glycosyltransferase — protein MNVKEDMLKKKKEINEKTEIFIFVFLAFILLTTWAMTQPFNSGPDEQMRYYVADYIYKHHGALPGGDDPAVRNKVWGISYAYYPVVSYMVSALFMRISRLFADPGYSMFKIARMADVLFVTGAVYFVVKASGKLFPKEKYSREVRWLFAALAGFMPQAIFMGTYVNTDSLALLAAAMILYAWGSYLREDWTWKNCILLAVGMAVCALSYYNAYGWILCSFFFFCFTVLLCREEAFSQRVRFLFSRGAVIAAVTLVLCGWWFIRNAVLYNGDFLGRKSCAECAEKYAQKDYRPSLYPTPAKLGWNWKDIILYQNPGWYHNWILTVCVSFIGTFGQMEIYMPYTVSKLYMLFFAVGIISVFFVKETFDLRKKMYVAQRKAVGNDRWKIKTKVISREWNKEGIFHLMMVFLIMIPVFLFLYYVYYSDNQPQGRYLMPALYPLMYFVTLGWNNILTKTVKNEKVRSLIYRVLTVLLVISPFACWAFLILP, from the coding sequence ATGAATGTGAAAGAAGATATGTTAAAGAAAAAGAAAGAGATCAATGAAAAAACAGAAATTTTCATTTTTGTATTTCTGGCGTTTATCCTGCTGACAACCTGGGCGATGACACAGCCTTTTAATTCAGGGCCGGATGAACAGATGAGATATTATGTTGCAGATTACATTTATAAACATCATGGAGCTCTTCCGGGGGGAGATGATCCGGCTGTCAGGAATAAAGTGTGGGGAATTTCCTATGCATATTATCCGGTTGTATCTTATATGGTGTCTGCATTATTTATGAGAATATCCCGGCTTTTTGCAGATCCGGGATACTCCATGTTCAAAATTGCACGTATGGCAGATGTACTGTTTGTCACAGGTGCAGTGTATTTTGTTGTAAAAGCTTCGGGCAAACTGTTTCCGAAAGAAAAATATTCCAGAGAAGTTAGATGGCTGTTTGCAGCACTGGCAGGATTTATGCCGCAGGCAATCTTTATGGGAACTTATGTGAATACAGACTCACTGGCACTGCTGGCAGCAGCCATGATCTTGTATGCATGGGGCTCTTATCTGAGAGAAGACTGGACATGGAAAAACTGTATACTCCTTGCAGTGGGAATGGCCGTATGTGCATTGTCTTATTATAATGCATACGGTTGGATACTCTGCAGTTTTTTCTTCTTCTGTTTTACGGTATTACTCTGCAGAGAAGAAGCTTTTTCACAGAGAGTTCGTTTCCTTTTCAGCAGAGGAGCAGTGATCGCAGCAGTTACTTTAGTTCTCTGCGGCTGGTGGTTCATCCGTAACGCAGTTTTGTATAACGGAGATTTCCTGGGAAGGAAATCCTGTGCGGAATGTGCGGAAAAATATGCTCAGAAGGATTACAGACCTTCACTGTATCCGACGCCTGCAAAGCTGGGATGGAACTGGAAAGATATTATCCTTTATCAGAATCCCGGCTGGTATCATAACTGGATTCTGACAGTGTGTGTAAGTTTCATCGGTACTTTTGGACAGATGGAAATTTATATGCCATATACGGTCAGCAAACTGTATATGCTGTTCTTTGCTGTTGGGATCATCAGTGTATTTTTTGTAAAAGAGACATTTGATCTGAGAAAAAAAATGTATGTTGCACAGCGGAAAGCAGTTGGAAATGACAGATGGAAGATTAAAACAAAGGTGATATCCCGAGAGTGGAATAAAGAAGGTATTTTCCATTTGATGATGGTATTTCTGATTATGATTCCGGTATTTCTGTTTCTGTATTATGTTTATTACAGTGATAATCAGCCACAGGGAAGATATCTTATGCCTGCATTATATCCTCTGATGTACTTTGTTACGCTGGGCTGGAATAATATTCTGACAAAAACAGTGAAAAATGAAAAGGTGCGGAGTCTGATATACAGAGTACTGACTGTACTGCTGGTGATTTCGCCATTTGCCTGCTGGGCATTTTTAATCTTGCCTTAA
- a CDS encoding glycosyltransferase family 2 protein: protein MSKKPSAGGKIQWTKMFRKLSPYTIRKGFRYMKHYGPKEFWIRLHERFEPEEVPYGPWYRAYIPTEETLEIQRKQKFDYSPLISIAVPAYQTPVEFLRQMIESLIVQTYSNWELCIVNASPDNEEMQKVLAEYSAGDSRVRFCNLKENLGIAENTNRAFAMAKGEFVGLLDHDDLLAPNALYEIVKILQDHPQADALYTDEDKVTTELDEHFQPHLKPDFNLDLLRSNNYICHFFVVRKSIVEKAGGFRKEFDGAQDYDFIFRCTENAGEVLHVPEILYHWRTHKASTADNPASKMYAFEAGKRAIEAHLERTGTKGEVSHTQDLGFYRVKYPVQGKPLVSVIIPNKDEKETLQTCLEMLEKNTGYQNFEIIIVENNSTTDEIFRYYKELSGNRKIHLLRWGKEFNYSAINNFAAAHAKGEYLLFLNNDVKSINPDWLEEMLGVCQRPEVGGVGAKLIYPDNTIQHAGCVIGMGGIAGHMFVDMPADRTGYLHKASLLQDMSAVTAACLLMKKEVFEQAGGFTEELAVAFNDVDLCLKVRKNGYLIVYDPYAKLYHMESKTRGAEDSKEKVRRFQTEIEYMRCHWIDILKNGDPCYNKNLSLTKWNYSLKPIPGMETEAGHKKEKTGRKSCRKYQ, encoded by the coding sequence ATGAGTAAAAAACCATCTGCAGGAGGAAAAATCCAGTGGACGAAAATGTTCAGGAAGCTTTCCCCCTATACGATCCGGAAAGGGTTCCGCTACATGAAGCATTATGGACCAAAGGAATTCTGGATCAGGCTGCATGAACGTTTTGAACCGGAAGAAGTACCATATGGTCCATGGTACCGGGCTTACATTCCGACGGAGGAAACACTGGAAATACAGAGGAAACAGAAATTTGATTATTCACCGCTGATCAGCATTGCAGTTCCGGCTTATCAGACACCTGTAGAATTTTTGAGACAGATGATAGAATCACTGATCGTTCAGACTTATTCAAACTGGGAGCTGTGTATCGTAAATGCAAGTCCGGACAATGAGGAGATGCAGAAAGTACTGGCAGAATATTCAGCCGGAGATTCCCGGGTAAGATTCTGCAATCTCAAAGAGAACCTTGGCATTGCAGAGAACACAAACCGCGCGTTTGCAATGGCAAAAGGTGAATTTGTGGGGCTTCTTGACCATGATGACCTGCTGGCACCCAATGCATTATATGAGATCGTGAAAATACTGCAGGATCATCCGCAGGCAGATGCGCTTTATACAGACGAGGATAAGGTTACAACAGAACTGGACGAGCATTTTCAGCCACATCTGAAACCGGATTTTAATCTGGATCTCCTGCGTTCCAATAATTATATCTGCCACTTTTTTGTAGTGCGAAAGAGTATTGTAGAAAAGGCCGGAGGTTTCCGAAAAGAATTCGACGGAGCTCAGGATTACGATTTTATCTTCCGCTGTACGGAGAATGCCGGAGAGGTTTTACATGTTCCGGAAATCCTGTATCACTGGAGAACACACAAAGCCTCCACTGCAGATAATCCTGCCAGTAAAATGTACGCATTTGAAGCCGGCAAGAGAGCAATAGAAGCTCATCTTGAGAGAACAGGTACAAAAGGCGAGGTAAGCCATACACAGGATCTGGGCTTTTACCGGGTGAAATATCCGGTGCAGGGAAAACCTCTGGTGTCTGTTATCATACCAAACAAAGACGAGAAAGAGACCCTTCAGACCTGTCTGGAAATGCTGGAGAAGAATACCGGTTATCAGAATTTTGAAATCATAATCGTGGAGAATAACAGTACTACTGATGAGATTTTCCGATATTATAAAGAGCTTTCCGGAAACCGTAAGATCCATCTTTTGAGATGGGGAAAAGAATTTAATTATTCTGCCATCAATAACTTTGCTGCGGCGCATGCAAAGGGAGAATATCTGCTTTTCCTGAATAATGATGTAAAATCCATCAATCCGGACTGGCTGGAAGAAATGCTTGGAGTGTGTCAGCGTCCGGAAGTGGGCGGTGTCGGAGCAAAGCTCATTTATCCGGATAATACAATCCAGCATGCAGGATGTGTGATCGGAATGGGCGGTATTGCGGGGCATATGTTCGTAGATATGCCTGCGGACCGTACCGGCTATCTGCATAAGGCATCCCTTCTTCAGGATATGAGTGCAGTGACTGCCGCCTGTCTGTTGATGAAGAAAGAGGTTTTTGAGCAGGCAGGAGGATTTACAGAAGAACTGGCTGTGGCATTTAATGATGTGGATCTTTGCCTGAAAGTAAGAAAAAACGGCTATCTGATCGTATATGATCCCTATGCGAAGCTTTATCATATGGAATCAAAGACCAGAGGAGCTGAAGACAGCAAGGAGAAAGTGCGCCGTTTTCAGACGGAGATTGAATATATGCGATGTCACTGGATAGACATTCTCAAAAACGGAGATCCCTGTTATAACAAAAACCTGTCTCTTACCAAATGGAATTATTCTCTGAAGCCAATCCCGGGAATGGAGACAGAAGCAGGACATAAAAAAGAGAAGACAGGGAGGAAATCATGCAGGAAGTATCAGTGA
- a CDS encoding glycosyltransferase family 2 protein, which translates to MQEVSVIIPNFNGMAYLDGVLAGLECQTVSNFDVILVDNGSNDGSCAFVAARYPWVHLIELPENFGFCKAVNEGIRASRSPYVLLLNNDIEVTENFIEEMLSAIKRHPKAFSCAARMIQFHDRDRLDDAGNYYCALGWAYARGKGKDIHTYEKEEKIFASCAGAAIYRKKIFDELGYFDEEHFAYLEDMDVGYRARIYGYENWYAPDAMVYHVGSGTSGSRYNQFKIRYSSRNNIYLIYKNMPVLQIIINLPFLVAGFGIKILFFTLKGFGREYIAGIKNGFQISKKNHKIPFKFQNLSNYFRIQVELWVNIFRRLCG; encoded by the coding sequence ATGCAGGAAGTATCAGTGATCATTCCGAATTTTAATGGGATGGCTTATCTGGATGGCGTACTTGCAGGTCTGGAGTGTCAGACTGTAAGCAATTTTGATGTAATTCTTGTGGATAATGGATCCAATGACGGAAGCTGTGCCTTTGTTGCTGCAAGGTATCCATGGGTCCATCTGATCGAATTGCCGGAGAATTTCGGATTCTGTAAAGCGGTCAATGAAGGGATCAGAGCATCACGCTCACCTTATGTACTGCTTTTAAACAATGATATTGAAGTAACGGAGAATTTTATAGAAGAAATGCTGTCAGCCATCAAAAGGCATCCCAAAGCTTTCTCCTGTGCTGCCAGAATGATTCAGTTTCATGACAGGGACAGGCTGGATGATGCAGGAAACTATTACTGCGCGCTTGGATGGGCTTATGCAAGAGGTAAGGGGAAAGATATCCATACCTATGAAAAGGAAGAGAAGATTTTTGCTTCCTGCGCAGGAGCTGCTATTTACAGAAAGAAGATCTTTGATGAACTGGGATATTTTGACGAAGAACATTTTGCATATCTGGAGGACATGGATGTGGGATACCGGGCCAGGATCTACGGATATGAAAATTGGTATGCACCTGATGCTATGGTATACCATGTGGGAAGCGGTACCAGCGGATCCAGATATAATCAGTTCAAGATCCGGTATTCTTCCAGAAATAATATTTATCTGATATACAAAAATATGCCGGTGTTACAGATTATTATCAATCTTCCGTTTCTTGTTGCAGGATTTGGAATCAAAATTCTGTTTTTTACGCTGAAAGGATTCGGAAGAGAGTATATTGCGGGAATTAAGAATGGATTCCAGATCAGTAAAAAAAATCATAAAATACCTTTTAAATTTCAAAATCTGTCAAACTATTTTAGGATTCAAGTTGAATTGTGGGTGAATATCTTCAGGCGTTTGTGCGGATGA